ACCAGGCCACGGTGGCTGGAGACAACAGGAGCAGCAGGCAGCCGCCATGCCCcttggctctgtgctgctgccattcCCACTGCCCTATGCCCCATGCTGAGCCATGAtttccccccattccccatcaccAAGCTTGCAGGCACTGCCACTGCCTCCCCAGGATGCAGGACCACGGGGATGTGGCAGCAGTGTGACCGCAAGGCCTGAGGGCCATGGGGAACCCTGCGGGGCCAGGGGCCAAGGCGCTGCAGCCCAGCATGACTTTATTCCATAGCGCGTTGTCCATACAAAACTACACCCCAAGCACTGTACAGAGCAGGATGGCACGGGGCGGGGGGCAGTAAAAATAAGCAGCGGGGGCcgggggagcagagcagcaggcgGGGGGCTGGCAGCGGGGGGGCACGGCAGGGGGGCTGCTCCCCATCCTGTGCAGCAGGATTGTCCGGTGCAGGGAGCAGTGGGGGCCAAAGAGCATCCGTCCATAGCAGGGGCTGGCCCCGGGGATCCCCATGTGCCCCCGCTCCGGCCGGGCACCTCTATTTGGTAGGAAGCTGCGTGGCCGGCGCCTGCCCCCATGCCGGGGGGTGTCAGTCCATGGCGGAGCAGCCCCTAGTCCCCAGGGGGCATGATGCCAGAGGGCGGCAGCGGGGGGGCCCCCGCCTCAGCCCCGTGGACCCGCTGGTGATCCTTGAGGGATTCCTTGTAGCGGAAGCTGCGTCCGCAGGCCGGGCACTGGTAGGGCCGTTCTCCGGTGTGGATGCGCTGGTGCTTGAGCAGGTTCTGCTTGCGGATGAAGCTCTTGCCACAGGCGGCGCAGGCAAAGGGCCGCTCGCCCGTGTGCAGGCGCTGGTGGTTCTGCAGGTGCTCCTTGCGGCTGTAGCACTTGCCGCACTCGGTGCACTTGTAGGGCCGCTCGCCGCGGTGGATCATCTGGTGCCGCACCAGCCCCGAGTGGCAGTTGAAGCTCTTGCCGCACTCGGCGCAGGGGTAGGGGCGCTCGGCCGCGTGGCTCCGCTGGTGGATCCGCAGGCTCTTCTTCCCGCTGAAGCTCTTCCCGCACTCAGTGCAGCCGTGCGGCCGCTCCTCGGCAGGCCCCGGTGTCGCAGTGGGACCCGCTGCCTCGGCTCCCGGCCCCGGCTCTGAGCCCGGAGCTTTGCCcagtctgtgctgtgctggtaGAGCCACCGCTGGAGCCGGTGTCACCGCTGCCTGTCCCTCAGCGTTCCCAAAGCCCGtgctggggaagagcagttCCCCAGAGCTGCCTGGCAAACCCACCTCATCGGGGGGCTCGGCGTGGGGGCACCGCTCCTCTGTCTTCACCAGCAGCCCATCGCCTGCTGCAGGGGGGAAGACCCTAGTCAGCGGCTGCTGGGGACACCAGGGAcgtccccagccccagcccagccccatgggGCTGGCCTCAGCATCACTCACCAGGACCAGGGCCTGTCAGCATCTCCCTCTCCGGCAGCTCCCAGGGCTCGCGGACACAGGGCTCTTCCTCCTGCTTGATCCATGACAAGAAGTCATGGGCAGTGATCAGGGCGTCTGCGCCTGCAGGGAAGTACGGGGACAGGGACTCAGACACATCCTGCACCGGGCAGGCTGGGAGAGGCAGCGGCTCTAAaaagcagtggctgctgctggcattgGGCAGCCGGTGGGTGCGCGGCACAACCCCGGCCTCACCTGCGCAGGGGTCTGCCGGCATCGCCCGCTCCTCCGTGAACTGCTGCTCCCCAACGAAGGCCACCTCCTGTTTGATCCGGGACAGGATGTCGGAGGTGGAGATCAGTGACTCTGTTCACAAGGAGAGACTTGGCCAGTGCCAAGATGCAGCCACCCAGCGTGACCCATGACCAATACACCATAGATGTGGGACCCTGGTCTCTGACCACGTCGGATATCCCCATCCCGCAGCAGTTATTTGGCACCAAGTACCCCTGGGGGATTTGTGGCAATGGGTGACCTCAGGACAGCCCATAGGGATGGGTGATGATGGCACAGCAGAAGGGGATGGGCGACTGTGGGACAGCCCTTGGGGATGGGTGACTACAGCACAGCCAACAGGGACAGGTGACTGTGATGCAGCCCATGGGCTCTGGCATGACGTGGTGGCGGTGGGGAACACACGGATCTCCCAGTGACGGATGCCCAAGATCCCTGGCACATCAGTCACAGGGGATTTTCCAGAGTCACTCGTGATGGTCCCTGGTCACACAGCAGGGAGCGGAGTCTGGCCACAGCTTGGAAACTGGGCCTGGAGGTCTGGGACCACCAGGAAAACGGGAAGGATGCAAGCAGTGGGAAGAGGGAAACATAAGCTGGGAGGCAGCGAGGCCAGGGGCCGGTGTCTCACCCGCGCAGGCATCCGTCGGCAGCTCCCTctgctccaggtccctctgctCAGGGACACAAGGTCCCTCTGGGCGCTCGCTGCGGGGCTGTGCCTCGCTTCTAGAGAGGGCACCGTCTGCACAGGGAGAGAGCACGGATGGCACCAGCAGAAGGGCCCAGCCCACCCTCCCCATGCTGACGGGCAGAGAACCTGCCCGAATTCAGCAGGACCTCCGTGCTGGAGGCCTGGGTCGCATTGATTCTGGGGGGAAGAGAACCCACTGCAGCACCTTTGGGACAGGCAGCACATGGCGGCCccggcacagcacagcacatcatCCCATCCCTGTGCACCCGCATCCAGGACCCTTTGTGTTGATGCAGCTGGGAAAGGGGTGAGAAGGGATGTTTACCCAGGGAGATCAAAGACTCATAGTTCTCCTTCACCAGGTTATTGTACAGCTCTTTCTGCCACTCCTCCAAATTCTTCCACTCCTCCGCGGAGAAGTAGACAGCAATGTCAACAAACGTCACCGGTACCTGCAGGGATAAGCCCCcggcagctcagcagcacccaCTCCCCTGGGGCTCTGAGTGTACCCATCCCATAGCCCCCCCAAGAGCCATTACCTTGGGGACCTCGCCCCGGGGGCCAGGGGGCAGGCGCAGCACCCAGAAGTTCCTATTCTTGAGGAGGTTCTCCACGTTCTCCAGGCGCCGCTGGAGCAGCCCGTACTCCTGGATGAGggtgcccagcacagcccactTGCTCTCCAGCTGGTTCCCAAACTCCATGGCCGTCTTCTCGCAGTCCAGGAGCTTCTTCTCGGCCGTGCCGGACCGAccctccaggctgagcaggcGGGTGGCAAGGAGGTCGATCTTCCTCTCCATCGCCTGCACCGTGGCCACCACGGTCCAGAGGGAGGCCTCGGCAGAGTGGAGCTGGGCCTCTCGCACGTGTGCCCGCTCCGGCAGCAGCGGTGGCTGCAGTGGCATCAGGTGAGGGGCCTCCACATTCCATTCCTGCACCTGGGATGTGGGGAGGGCGCAGGTGGGAGGGGGCCCACGGTCAGCCCCCCACTGGGTTGTGCCTGATTTTGGGCTGATTTGGGCCACCCACTGCCCAAAGGCGGCAGCACTACCCTCACCCTGCCCTCTTTGGCTGCAGGAAGGGttccccccatctcccccagccctgggcaccTGGggacctgccctgcaggcaccGCTGTGTATCCCAAATCAGCGATTTGACTGAGCAGGATTCGACCCCTGCAGTGGTTGGTTGGTCCTGCCcagaaaaggaaggagctgctgggaccCCGTCTATGCACCAGAAGGAGACAGGGCAGATGGACGGAGCAGGACTGAGGGGATGGTGAGGGGCAGAcaaggctgggctctgctcgaCCAGTAGGTGAGGGAGGGATTGCAGAGTGACCACGGGGTCAGCACCGGTCACTGTCCCCGTGGGACACTGGCCAGCACCATCACCATGCTATGAGGGCAGAGGCCCCCACCCCAGTAACCCCCAGCCCCCACCCCTTGCTGACCCCCATCAGGCAGGATCCCCTCGGGATGGGGCCGGGGGCACGGGGCAGCCTGGACCGCGGATGCCCGGGGACATCCCGGGGACACACGGGGACATCCCGGGTCAGGGGTGCCGAGGGCATCCCGGGGCTGGAGAGCCTGCGGGAAGCATCCCGGGGGCACCGGGGCATCCCGCGGGCACGGGGACATCCCGGGTCGGAGGCGCCCAGCCACATGGTGGGGCCGGTCCCGGGGGTATCGCGGCGGCACCGGAGCACCCCGGGACAGGTCTCCGCGAGCGGCCCGGGGCTGGAGGGCGTGCGGGGTGGCCGGGGCTCCGCGGGCCGGGAGTGCCGGGGGGTCCCGGCCGGTCAGGCccatggcggcggcggggagcggcgcgGGGGCAGCGGCTCCGCCTCCGGTGCCGGTGCCGATgccccgggccgggccgggccgggcggcgcTTACCTGGGCGGGCGCCCACTCGGCCATGGCCCCGCGGTGCTGGGCCGGGCCCCGGCGGCTGGGCCCGGGCCGCGGCGGGGAGagcgcggagcggagcggggccgcgcTGCCGCCCGCCTCCGCGGCGGGGCCGGTAGCGGGGCCGGGACTGGAGCCGCTGTCGGTGCCTGCGCGCTgcgggccgggccccgccgccccgccgagGAGCCAGGGGCAGCCGGGGAATTGCATCCGCCTCCGCCGGGCTTCGCGGCAGCGGGCGGGGGAGCGGCGCCGAGCGCGGAGCACTGCCGCCTACCGGCACCGACACCCGGCAGCCCCGACACCGCTACTGCCACCGGCGCTACGGGCACCCCGGCACCGGCACTGCCACAGGCACCGAGGGCAGCGCTGGCACCGGCAGCAGCATCGGCACTAGCACGGGCACGCATCGGCACCGTCACTGCCACCgccaccagcaccagcatcaGTATTGACACTAGCACGGATTCAGCATTGGCACCTGTGGCAGCATCAGCACTGGTATCGGCAGTGGCATGGGCATCAGCATTGGCACCACCACAGCCACTGCCCCACCACTGCCACTACCACTGGCATCAGTATCGGCACTAGCATGGGGAAGGCATTGGCACCGGCGTTGGCACAGGCATCAGTTGGCAGCAGCATCGGCATGAGCACCAGCACTGATACCAAGCCCCAGCAGCAGTATCAGCATCAGCACCAGTGTCAGCACTGTTGCCAGCATTGGCACCAAGACCTGGCACTGGCAGTGGTGCCAAatgttggtgctgctgctggcatcaACATCAGCACCAAGCCCCAGCCCAGGTACTGCCACCAAGCCTCTACCCTGACACCAGAACCAGCTGCGGCTCCGGTATCAGCACCGGCACGGTGGCCTGGTGGGTGCCCTGAGCCCAAAGTCCCCGGGCTAccctgctctggctgcagctgggcactgcatccctgccAGCACCGCAGGGTGACAGCCCGCAGGTGGCCGGTTGGGCAAGGGGGTGTCCCTCCAACCCCTGGGGACACTGTGCTGCTGGGAccccttctccctccagcaAACACCCAGTGACACATGGAGGGCTGCAGGTTGAGGGCCTGGTGTGGGCAGAGGAACACACAGCCACTGCCAGCAGGACCCCTGCCCCGGCCAGAGGTGGATGTGAGACCCACGTGTGgggatgttctggttttggggaccccccccccccccagctcaccACAACCCTGGGACTTTTCAGTCTAAGTTCGAGGGGCTGGTGTCAGATCAGGGAAAAGCGTTAGGGTCCTGCCTTCGTGGAAACCTCCCGGGGAAAGCTCATGCTCCAGGGGCATAGGGGTTGGCACAGAGGGGGCTCCCCTCCACAGGACACGGAGAGGCTCGTCCCGGCCTCTGAGCAGAGAGGGCGGTGGGCCGAGAAGGGTTAACGGGCTGAGCAGGCATCACGGGAGCCCGCGCAGCCATTTCGCTTGGAGATGGGATGGCTCCTGCGTCTCTCCCAGTGCTGCGTCCCCCAGCTCGGGCACCTGAAGGGCCCTAAAACGCCTGTGCCTCTTTTCCATGGCCCAGCACCATCCTGGCTCCTGGGGCTGAGCCAGAGCCGCTGGCACCCACCAGAGCCTGGAGCAGGAGAAGCACTGAGGGTGGCGAGTGTGTCTCTGGGAGCGAGGGTACAAGCTGCTGGTGCCCCACAGGAATGATGTGGGACCCCAAAGGACATGGCTAAAAGCAGCATTCAGGGAGCTCAGTATCTCAGTGCAATTAAAGGTAGGGAGTAAGAAACGATGGTCTTTGGTAAAACAGAACACCAAAGAGCACGTGGAGGTGCTGCTGTCCTGCACTGCCCTCTCCACCCTGGTCCCAAGCGTGCCAGGATTTGGCTGCACCCCCTCACCAGGACTTCGGCACACAGCACCCCTGGCCCAGCAGGGACCAGGAGGGCTGCAGGGGACAGTGTTTGGTGATGGGGACCAGCAGACAGGCACAGCACAGTCATGGAAGCCTTGCTCCTTTGAGAAACTAGCAAATAAAGGCAGTTTACTGAGTTTTTTCACACCGCACCTGGCAACCAGTAGATctggatgggaaggagccagcTCTTTCTGTCCCTACTgtggagggatggggaccagCTGCTCTCCCACCTTCCCTCTGGCTCTGGGTAGCAGGTTCTTGCTTATGGGGAGCAGGTGCATCCCAGGGACAGCTCTCCTGCTCGGGAACGTAAAGTCAGGGCTCCATGTTCATTGGTACCAGCTTTAGATGCTGTCAAGCCAGAgggaatcctagaatggtttgggttggaagggacctcaaagctcacccagttccaaccccccgccacGGGCAGGgtcgccttccactagaccaggttgctccaagccctgtccaacctggccttgaaca
This sequence is a window from Lathamus discolor isolate bLatDis1 chromosome 2, bLatDis1.hap1, whole genome shotgun sequence. Protein-coding genes within it:
- the LOC136008184 gene encoding zinc finger protein 282-like, which gives rise to MQFPGCPWLLGGAAGPGPQRAGTDSGSSPGPATGPAAEAGGSAAPLRSALSPPRPGPSRRGPAQHRGAMAEWAPAQVQEWNVEAPHLMPLQPPLLPERAHVREAQLHSAEASLWTVVATVQAMERKIDLLATRLLSLEGRSGTAEKKLLDCEKTAMEFGNQLESKWAVLGTLIQEYGLLQRRLENVENLLKNRNFWVLRLPPGPRGEVPKVPVTFVDIAVYFSAEEWKNLEEWQKELYNNLVKENYESLISLDGALSRSEAQPRSERPEGPCVPEQRDLEQRELPTDACAESLISTSDILSRIKQEVAFVGEQQFTEERAMPADPCAGADALITAHDFLSWIKQEEEPCVREPWELPEREMLTGPGPAGDGLLVKTEERCPHAEPPDEVGLPGSSGELLFPSTGFGNAEGQAAVTPAPAVALPAQHRLGKAPGSEPGPGAEAAGPTATPGPAEERPHGCTECGKSFSGKKSLRIHQRSHAAERPYPCAECGKSFNCHSGLVRHQMIHRGERPYKCTECGKCYSRKEHLQNHQRLHTGERPFACAACGKSFIRKQNLLKHQRIHTGERPYQCPACGRSFRYKESLKDHQRVHGAEAGAPPLPPSGIMPPGD